Proteins from a single region of Macrotis lagotis isolate mMagLag1 chromosome 2, bilby.v1.9.chrom.fasta, whole genome shotgun sequence:
- the BTBD17 gene encoding BTB/POZ domain-containing protein 17: MPGTHHSKFGPWGNFWATMTLLGLAVHAAQKANVAGEAADASINHSLTMLQRLQELQQLGNESDTVLRVQAAGTDEVHIFHTHRLLLGLQSEVFQGLLYNQSEVTLQEPRDCAAVFDKFIRYLYCGELSLLMSQAIPLHRLASKYGVTSLQQGIAEYMKSHLAGEMGGPGPAVGWYHYAALTGNEDLRESCLQFLAWNLSAVVGSSEWGEVTPELLAQLLDRSDLVLQDELELFQALEVWLGRVRPPTPVAEQALRAIRYPMIPPAQLFQLQAQSPALALHGEAVGDLLLQAYQFHSASPLHYAKFFDVNGSAFLPRNYLSPAWGALWVISNPARDDRSTSFQTQLGPSGHDAGRRVTWNVLFSPRWLPISLRPVYADTAGAALPAARPEDGRPRLVVTPASISGDAAGVSFQKTVLVGARQQGRLLIRHAYSFHQSSDESGDFLAHTDLQRRNSEYLVENALHLHLIIKPIYHSLIRIHK; this comes from the exons CCCAGAAAGCAAACGTTGCTGGTGAAGCAGCAGATGCCTCGATAAACCACTCCTTGACGATGCTGCAGCGCTTGCAGGAGTTACAACAACTGGGAAATGAGAGTGACACAGTGTTGCGGGTGCAAGCTGCAGGTACAGATGAAGTCCACATCTTCCACACTCACCGGCTGCTCCTGGGCCTGCAGAGTGAAGTATTCCAGGGTCTACTGTACAATCAAAGTGAGGTGACATTGCAGGAACCCAGGGACTGTGCTGCTGTCTTTGACAAATTTATCAG GTATCTATACTGTGGAGAGCTGTCTCTCCTGATGTCTCAGGCCATCCCCCTGCACAGATTGGCCAGCAAATATGGAGTGACTTCCCTTCAGCAGGGTATAGCTGAGTACATGAAGTCACACCTTGCAGGAGAGATGGGGGGCCCTGGCCCAGCTGTAGGTTGGTACCACTATGCGGCACTAACAGGCAATGAAGACCTCAGGGAGAGCTGCCTCCAGTTCCTGGCTTGGAACCTGTCAGCTGTGGTTGGGAGCTCTGAGTGGGGGGAAGTGACCCCAGAGCTCTTGGCTCAACTCCTAGACCGTTCTGACCTGGTGCTCCAGGATGAATTAGAGCTCTTCCAGGCCCTGGAAGTCTGGCTGGGCCGGGTCCGCCCTCCTACACCTGTGGCTGAGCAGGCACTTAGGGCCATTCGATACCCCATGATCCCACCTGCCCAACTGTTTCAGCTACAAGCCCAGTCTCCAGCCCTGGCCCTTCATGGAGAGGCTGTGGGTGATCTCCTCCTGCAGGCCTACCAGTTCCATTCAGCCTCTCCCCTCCACTATGCCAAATTTTTTGATGTCAATGGTAGTGCCTTTTTGCCTCGCAACTACCTCTCTCCAGCTTGGGGGGCCCTATGGGTCATTAGCAACCCAGCCAGGGATGACCGAAGCACAAGTTTCCAGACACAACTGGGCCCTAGTGGACATGATGCAGGGAGGCGAGTGACATGGAATGTCCTCTTCTCCCCACGCTGGTTGCCTATCAGTCTGCGACCTGTCTATGCAGATACTGCTGGGGCTGCCCTGCCAGCTGCTCGCCCTGAGGATGGGCGACCCCGACTGGTAGTGACTCCAGCCAGCATCAGTGGGGATGCTGCTGGCGTGAGCTTCCAGAAGACAGTACTGGTGGGGGCTCGACAGCAGGGGCGGCTTCTGATCCGTCATGCTTATAGCTTCCATCAGAGTAGTGATGAGTCTGGGGACTTCTTGGCCCACACTGATCTACAACGGCGCAACTCTGAATACCTGGTGGAGAACGCCCTTCATCTGCATCTCATTATCAAGCCCATCTATCATAGTCTCATTCGGATCCACAAGTAA